One Saccharomyces mikatae IFO 1815 strain IFO1815 genome assembly, chromosome: 16 genomic region harbors:
- the PFK1 gene encoding 6-phosphofructokinase subunit alpha (similar to Saccharomyces cerevisiae PFK1 (YGR240C); ancestral locus Anc_5.85) yields the protein MQSQDSCYGVAFRSIITNDEALFKKTIHFYHTLGFATVKDFNKFKHGENSLLSSGTSQDSLREVWLESFKLSEVDASGFRIPQQEATNKAQSQGALLKIRLVMSAPIDETFDTNETATITYFSTDLNKIVEKFPKQAEKLSDTLVFLKDPMGNNITFSGLANATDSTPTSKGTFLEATSEDEIISRASSDASDLLRQTLSTSQKKKKIAVMTSGGDSPGMNAAVRAVVRTGIHFGCDVFAVYEGYEGLLRGGKYLKKMAWEDVRGWLSEGGTLIGTARSMEFKKREGRRQAAGNLISQGIDALIVCGGDGSLTGADLFRHEWPSLVEELVAEGRFTKEEVAPYKNLSIVGLVGSIDNDMSGTDSTIGAYSALERICEMVDYIDATAKSHSRAFVVEVMGRHCGWLALMAGIATGADYIFIPERAVPHGKWQDELKEVCQRHRNKGRRNNTIIVAEGALDDQLNPVTANDVKDALIDLGLDTKVTILGHVQRGGTAVAHDRWLATLQGVDAVKAVLEFTPETPSPLIGILENKIIRMPLVESVKLTKSVATAIESKDFDKAISLRDTEFIELYENFLSTTVKDDGSELLPVSDRLNIGIVHVGAPSAALNAATRAATLYCLSHGHKPYAIMNGFSGLIQTGEVKELSWIDVENWHNLGGSEIGTNRSVASEDLGTIAYYFQKNKLDGLIILGGFEGFKSLKQLRDGRAQHPIFNIPMCLIPATVSNNVPGTEYSLGVDTCLNALVNYTDDIKQSASATRRRVFVCEVQGGHSGYIASFTGLITGAVSVYTPEKKIDLASIGEDITLLKENFRHDKGENRNGKLLVRNEQASSVYSTQLLADIISEASKGKFGVRTAIPGHVQQGGVPSSKDRVTASRFAVKCIKFIEQWNKKNEASPNTDAKVLRFKFDTHGEKVPTVEHEDDSAAVICVNGSHVSFKPIANLWENETNVELRKGHEVHWAEYNKIGDILSGRLKLRAEVAALNAGNK from the coding sequence ATGCAATCTCAAGATTCATGCTACGGCGTTGCATTCAGATCTATCATCACAAATGATGAAGCGTTATTTAAGAAGACCATTCACTTCTACCATACTTTAGGATTCGCCACCGTTAAAgatttcaataaattcaaaCATGGTGAAAACAGCTTATTATCTTCAGGAACTTCCCAAGATTCCTTGAGAGAAGTTTGGTTAGAATCTTTCAAGTTAAGTGAGGTGGATGCTTCTGGTTTCCGTATACCACAGCAAGAAGCCACCAACAAGGCTCAAAGTCAAGGTGCTTTACTAAAGATCCGTCTAGTGATGTCTGCCCCAATTGATGAAACTTTCGACACGAATGAAACCGCCACAATCACTTATTTCTCAACTGACTTGAATAAGATTGTCGAAAAATTCCCAAAGCAAGCCGAAAAATTATCCGACACATtagtatttttgaaagatccAATGGGCAACAACATCACTTTCTCGGGATTAGCTAATGCTACTGATTCTACCCCAACTTCCAAGGGCACTTTCTTGGAAGCTACCTCCGAAGATGAAATTATCTCTAGAGCTTCTTCCGATGCTTCTGATTTATTGAGGCAAACATTGAGCACttctcaaaagaagaagaagattgcTGTCATGACTTCTGGTGGTGACTCTCCAGGTATGAACGCTGCTGTTCGTGCTGTTGTGCGTACGGGTATTCATTTCGGCTGCGATGTCTTTGCTGTTTACGAGGGTTACGAAGGTTTGCTAAGGGGTGGTAAatacttgaagaaaatggccTGGGAAGACGTCAGAGGCTGGTTAAGTGAAGGTGGTACTTTGATTGGTACTGCTCGTTCCATGGAGTTCAAAAAGCGTGAAGGTCGTAGACAGGCTGCTGGCAATTTAATCTCTCAAGGTATTGATGCTTTAATTGTTTGTGGTGGTGATGGTTCTTTGACCGGTGCTGACCTTTTCAGACACGAATGGCCATCTTTGGTCGAAGAACTTGTTGCTGAAGGTAGATTtaccaaagaagaagttgcaCCATACAAAAATTTGTCCATCGTTGGTCTTGTTGGTTCcattgataatgatatgTCTGGTACTGACTCTACCATTGGTGCATACTCTGCTTTGGAAAGAATCTGTGAAATGGTCGACTACATCGATGCTACTGCCAAGTCACATTCTCGTGCTTTCGTTGTAGAGGTTATGGGTAGACATTGTGGTTGGTTGGCTTTGATGGCTGGTATCGCCACTGGTGCTGATTACATTTTTATTCCAGAAAGAGCTGTTCCTCACGGTAAATGGCAAGACGAGTTGAAAGAAGTCTGCCAAAGACATAGGAATAAGGGTAGAAGAAACAACACTATCATTGTTGCTGAAGGTGCATTGGATGATCAGTTGAATCCCGTTACAGCTAATGATGTTAAGGATGCCCTAATTGACCTAGGGCTAGATACTAAAGTCACGATTTTAGGTCACGTTCAAAGAGGTGGTACTGCTGTTGCTCATGACAGATGGCTAGCCACTTTACAAGGTGTTGACGCTGTCAAGGCTGTTTTAGAATTCACTCCAGAGACTCCTTCTCCATTGATTGGTAttttagaaaataaaatcataagAATGCCATTGGTTGAATCTGTTAAGTTGACTAAATCTGTCGCTACAGCCATTGAAAGCAAAGATTTCGATAAGGCAATTTCTTTAAGAGACACTGAATTCATTGAGCTTtatgaaaatttcttgtCTACCACCGTTAAAGATGATGGTTCTGAATTGTTGCCAGTATCTGACAGATTGAATATTGGTATTGTTCATGTTGGTGCTCCATCTGCTGCTTTGAACGCTGCTACTCGTGCGGCCACTCTATACTGTTTGTCCCACGGTCATAAACCATATGCTATTATGAACGGTTTCAGTGGATTGATTCAAACTGGTGAAGTAAAGGAACTATCATGGATTGATGTCGAAAACTGGCATAATTTGGGTGGTTCTGAAATTGGTACCAACAGATCGGTTGCTTCAGAGGACTTAGGTACTATTGCTTATTACttccaaaagaacaagttaGATGGTTTAATTATACTCGGTGGTTTTGAAGGATTTAAATCATTAAAGCAATTGCGTGATGGCAGAGCCCAACACCCAATCTTTAACATCCCAATGTGTTTGATTCCAGCCACTGTCTCCAACAATGTTCCAGGTACTGAATACTCACTTGGTGTCGATACCTGTTTGAACGCATTGGTTAACTACACTGATGACATCAAACAAAGTGCTTCTGccacaagaagaagagttttCGTCTGTGAAGTCCAAGGTGGTCATTCTGGTTACATTGCTTCTTTCACTGGTTTGATTACCGGTGCTGTATCCGTGTATACtccagaaaagaaaattgacTTAGCCTCCATCGGAGAAGATATAACTttgttaaaagaaaacttccGTCATGATAAAGGTGAAAACAGAAACGGTAAGCTATTGGTTAGAAATGAGCAAGCTTCTAGCGTATATAGCACACAGTTACTTGCTGATATCATCTCTGAAGCAAGCAAGGGTAAGTTCGGTGTTAGAACTGCTATCCCTGGTCACGTCCAACAAGGTGGTGTTCCATCTTCCAAGGATCGTGTCACCGCTTCCAGATTTGCTGTTAAATGTATCAAGTTTATCGAACAATGGAACAAAAAGAACGAAGCTTCTCCAAACACTGATGCTAAGGTTTTGAGATTCAAGTTCGATACCCACGGTGAAAAAGTACCAACCGTCGAACACGAAGATGACTCTGCTGCTGTTATTTGTGTTAATGGTTCACACGTTTCCTTCAAGCCAATTGCTAACCTATGGGAAAACGAGACTAATGTTGAATTAAGAAAAGGTCATGAAGTTCACTGGGCTGAATATAACAAGATCGGTGACATCCTATCTGGTAGATTAAAGTTGAGAGCTGAAGTGGCCGCTTTAAACGCTGGAAACAAATGA
- the PEX21 gene encoding Pex21p (similar to Saccharomyces cerevisiae PEX21 (YGR239C) and PEX18 (YHR160C); ancestral locus Anc_5.86), with protein sequence MQNVCHTSPTEQIIQKSHRIQSGSLIPSKRTRLVRTELKTQYNNKDPHVETCFLHDTSDLEGVNNVKFQTQPSPLTLRAQNNTEDSSSWVPQFSSMKIDDPLEFSSEYKRLYSNYESRQRQNSIRQNLPFRSSMVRKTTLNYPLQNTLQQQRQGNRNDPTDAFNFDAEFHNLENEMQEARYEPIIQQDEKWLDQDQVELQKIATGIVKCCTPPPSSTSSSSTLSSMESKLSESKFLKLMRGISSGDVTLKKKADGNSSSEFFSPNDGELVGNRHVFISDEVREDISN encoded by the coding sequence ATGCAAAATGTCTGCCATACAAGCCCGACAGAACAGATTATCCAAAAAAGTCATCGCATACAGAGTGGTTCTTTGATACCGTCAAAACGTACTAGACTAGTTCGTACAGAGTTGAAAACACAATATAACAATAAAGATCCACATGTGGAAACTTGCTTCCTGCATGACACTAGTGATTTGGAGGGCGTTAATAATGTGAAGTTTCAAACCCAACCTTCTCCATTGACTTTAAGAGCGCAGAACAACACTGAAGATTCCAGTAGTTGGGTTCCGCAATTTTCATCCATGAAGATCGATGATCCACTAGAGTTTAGCTCCGAATATAAAAGGCTATATTCCAACTACGAATCTCGCCAACGTCAGAATTCGATCAGACAAAATCTCCCCTTCAGAAGCTCCATGGTGAGGAAAACAACTCTAAATTACCCACTTCAAAACACCCTTCAACAACAACGCCAAGGAAACCGGAACGATCCAACGGATGCATTTAACTTCGACGCGGAGTTCCATAATTTAGAGAACGAAATGCAAGAAGCGCGATACGAGCCTATAATACAACAGGACGAGAAGTGGTTGGACCAAGACCAGGTAGAGTTGCAAAAGATTGCTACAGGCATAGTAAAATGCTGTACCCCACCACCTTCATCAACATCTTCCTCCTCCACTCTCTCTTCCATGGAATCAAAGCTATCTGAATCAAAGTTCTTGAAGCTGATGAGAGGCATCAGCAGTGGTGATGTgactttgaagaaaaaagctgATGGAAATTCCTCCAGCGAGTTTTTCTCACCAAATGATGGAGAACTAGTTGGGAATAGGCACGTTTTCATCAGCGATGAAGTTCGTGAAGACATATCTAATTGA
- the KEL2 gene encoding Kel2p (similar to Saccharomyces cerevisiae KEL2 (YGR238C) and KEL1 (YHR158C); ancestral locus Anc_5.88) gives MSVQTVPRAMPLMDKQNSTRIVTPTLPPNQHRNISGASTNLPSPLERKNSRRYIWNRIKLKDSPFPRYRHSSSFITTNDNRIFVTGGLYDQSVYGDVWEITANANGTSFTSKRIQIDHNTPPPRVGHASTMCGNAYVVFGGDTHKLNKNRLLDDDLYLFNINSYKWTIPHPIGSRPLGRYGHKISIIASKQMHTELYLFGGQIDETYFNDLAVFDLSSFRRPNSHWEFLEPISALPPPLTNHTMVTFDNKLWVFGGETPKTISNDTYCYDPIQNAWSKVETTGEKPPPVQEHASVVYKHLMCVFGGKDIHNTYSNDVYFLNLLSLKWFKLPCVKEGIPQERSGHSLTLMNNEKLVIMGGDKFDYASSNILDMHTSEVDQGGGTLLYTLDLSSLDELCPGIMSESLLVQGNVRTIPSWNSETSNTVENENQEMINILTPKLPNTKTAFTNDIDEEPRDYTSSFDDKTLPYQNNTTEKTPQSSKSGKTTDNKFATNEKRPEAGIEVTNGNLTLPQGLAIYEEEYTRPSVGDSSSDKVIPKTLYDDLSLHIKTLHLEAQQKELETARHISELEKELQRLTVIKEASKDSNFQMARLKNLEIQKTFLKSRINDLENLITVKLSQVNEIRGKITVQNIKLKTDFEGVNIKKDIVDLENKCDVLKRQNEILVSKMQKENPKLLTCLEDSSHRLNKLLKMYSASIQLSSHKKNEIYEKEPLIKIEKIVNEMHETARIKEELQLEAQKVYNERDILQAGLVDKSNKLDALKKISAGSSKSMSLTKKAIDLSRSELEKYHKCNNTLQQEIERIRSEQEIQDKKQGNKQEQHNTTTYNNLEALHRMKVNNLKAELYISKGDRDSLKDELLVLKKRLYTLKQAQQPQ, from the coding sequence ATGTCAGTGCAAACTGTGCCTAGAGCAATGCCCTTAATGGACAAGCAGAATAGCACACGAATAGTAACGCCCACACTACCTCCTAATCAACATAGAAATATATCAGGCGCGTCCACCAATTTGCCCTCACCCTTAGAACGCAAGAATTCACGGAGGTATATTTGGAATAGGATCAAATTGAAGGACTCTCCATTTCCCCGTTATCGCCactcttcctcttttatAACTACTAACGATAATAGGATTTTTGTGACCGGCGGACTTTATGATCAGTCAGTATATGGGGATGTTTGGGAAATAACTGCTAATGCAAATGGTACGAGCTTTACTTCCAAGAGGATACAAATTGATCACAATACGCCTCCTCCCAGAGTAGGACATGCTTCTACTATGTGCGGTAATGCTTACGTAGTATTTGGCGGTGACACACACAAGCTAAATAAGAATAGATTGCTGGATGATGATCTTTaccttttcaatattaaCTCTTATAAATGGACCATCCCGCATCCTATCGGTTCTAGACCGTTGGGAAGGTACGGCCATAAAATTTCTATAATTGCAAGCAAGCAGATGCACACTGAATTATATTTGTTTGGCGGACAAATAGATGAAACCTATTTCAACGATCTGGCGGTGTTTGATTTATCATCATTCCGTAGGCCAAATTCTCACTGGGAATTCTTGGAACCTATCAGTGCCCTACCTCCCCCTCTGACAAACCATACAATGGTGACCTTTGATAATAAATTATGGGTGTTTGGTGGGGAAACGCCGAAGACAATAAGCAACGATACATACTGTTATGATCCAATACAAAACGCTTGGTCTAAAGTTGAAACTACGGGTGAAAAACCTCCACCAGTGCAAGAGCATGCCAGTGTGGTATATAAACATTTAATGTGTGTGTTTGGTGGTAAGGATATCCACAACACGTATTCCAATGATGTTTATTTCTTAAATCTGCTATCGCTTAAATGGTTTAAACTTCCCTGTGTCAAGGAAGGCATACCTCAAGAACGATCTGGACATTCTTTAACCTTGATGAATAATGAAAAGCTTGTTATTATGGGTGGTGATAAATTTGATTACGCCAGCTCAAATATTCTCGATATGCACACATCGGAAGTTGACCAAGGAGGAGGAACTTTATTGTATACTCTAGATCTATCGTCTTTAGACGAATTATGTCCGGGGATAATGAGCGAATCGCTGCTTGTACAAGGAAATGTTCGTACTATTCCCTCTTGGAACTCTGAAACCTCTAATACTGTTGAAAACGAAAACCAAGAGATGATAAATATTCTTACACCAAAATTACCTAATACTAAAACGGCATTTACCAACGATATCGATGAAGAGCCCCGAGATTATACCAGTtcttttgatgataagacACTCCCATACCAGAATAATACAACGGAAAAGACACCGCAGTCTTCCAAATCGGGCAAAACCACTGATAACAAGTTTGcaacaaatgaaaaaagacCTGAGGCTGGTATTGAAGTGACGAATGGTAATCTTACTCTTCCACAAGGACTGGCAATATATGAAGAAGAGTACACCCGTCCCTCAGTCGGTGATTCCTCAAGTGATAAAGTAATTCCTAAAACCCTCTATGATGATCTAAGCTTGCACATAAAAACATTGCATCTCGAAGCGCAGCAAAAGGAACTCGAAACTGCGAGACATATATCTGAATTGGAAAAGGAGCTCCAGAGGCTTACAGTTATCAAAGAAGCTTCAAAAGATTCCAATTTTCAAATGGCACGGCttaaaaatttagaaatCCAGAAGACCTTTTTGAAATCCAGAATCAatgatttggaaaatttaaTAACTGTAAAACTTTCACAAGTGAATGAAATCCGTGGAAAAATTACGGTTCAGAATATTAAACTCAAAACGGATTTTGAAGGTGTCAATATTAAGAAAGATATTGTTGatcttgaaaataaatgtGATGTTCTGAAGCGtcaaaatgaaatactTGTAAGTAAGATGCAGAAAGAGAACCCTAAACTTCTCACTTGTTTGGAAGATTCATCTCATCGTTTGAATaaattattaaaaatgTATTCTGCTAGTATCCAACTCTCTTCTCACAAGAAGAACGAAatatatgaaaaagaaccactgataaaaatagaaaagattGTTAATGAAATGCATGAGACCGCACgtatcaaagaagaattacAACTTGAAGCCCAGAAGGTTTATAATGAAAGAGACATTTTGCAAGCTGGCTTGGTGGATAAAAGCAACAAGCTGGAtgctttaaaaaaaatatctgcCGGAAGTTCGAAATCTATGAGCTTGACCAAAAAAGCCATTGACTTATCGCGATCAGAGCTCgaaaaatatcataaaTGTAACAATACTTTGCAGCAGGAAATCGAGCGGATTAGAtctgaacaagaaatacaGGATAAAAAACAAGGTAATAAACAAGAGCAGCACAACACAACCACTTACAACAATTTAGAAGCGCTACACAGGATGAAAGTGAACAATCTAAAAGCGGAGCTCTATATTTCGAAGGGAGATAGAGACTCCCTTAAGGACGAGCTGttagttttgaagaaaagattatACACTCTTAAACAAGCTCAACAGCCACAATAA
- the MPC3 gene encoding mitochondrial pyruvate carrier (similar to Saccharomyces cerevisiae FMP43 (YGR243W) and MPC2 (YHR162W); ancestral locus Anc_5.83): protein MSASAFNFAFRRFWNSETGPRTVHFWAPTLKWGLVFAGLNDIKRPVEKVSGAQNLSLLATALIWTRWSFVIKPKNYLLASVNFFLGCTAGYHLTRIANFRIRNGDSFKQVIHYIVKGETPAAVAAKQSASASMNKGVVGANPSITH, encoded by the coding sequence ATGTCAGCATCAGCATTTAATTTTGCCTTCAGAAGATTTTGGAATAGCGAAACGGGGCCCAGGACTGTCCACTTTTGGGCACCCACATTGAAGTGGGGATTAGTATTCGCGGGGCTGAACGATATTAAAAGGCCCGTGGAAAAAGTATCTGGCGCACAaaatttatctttattaGCGACTGCATTAATATGGACACGTTGGTCGTTTGTCATCAAGCCCAAAAATTACCTGTTAGCCTCAGTGAATTTCTTCCTGGGCTGCACCGCTGGGTACCATCTAACGAGGATTGCTAATTTCAGGATACGGAACGGGGACTCGTTCAAACAGGTTATTCACTATATAGTAAAAGGGGAGACTCCAGCGGCTGTTGCAGCGAAACAATCAGCATCAGCATCGATGAATAAAGGTGTGGTTGGTGCTAATCCATCAATAACGCACTAA
- the LSC2 gene encoding succinate--CoA ligase (GDP-forming) subunit beta (similar to Saccharomyces cerevisiae LSC2 (YGR244C)): MFSKKSLSLIAKCGQLNRLNTKSVLQARRHLSIHEYRSAQLLREYGIGTPDGFPAFTPEEAFKAAEKLNTKELVIKAQALTGGRGKGHFDTGYKSGVHMIESPQQAEDVAKEMLNHNLITKQTGVTGKPVSAVYIVKRVDTKHEAYLSILMDRQTKKPMIIASSQGGMNIEEVAEKTPDAIKKFSIETSKGLSPKIARDVAKSLGFSPDVQEEAAKTVTNLYKIFMERDATQVEINPLSEIEHDPTHKIMCTDAKFGFDDNASFRQEKIYSWRDLSQEDPDEVKAKKYDLNFVKLKGNIGCLVNGAGLAMATMDVIKLNGGDPANFLDCGGGATPETIKQGFELILSNKNVDAIFVNIFGGIVRCDYVALGLVEAARELEVRVPIVARLQGTKVEEGRDIINKSGVKIYSFDELDPAAKRVVELTQS, translated from the coding sequence ATGTTTTCGAAAAAATCTTTGTCTCTAATTGCAAAGTGTGGACAATTAAACAGGTTAAATACGAAGTCTGTTCTACAAGCAAGAAGGCACTTATCCATTCATGAATACAGATCCGCTCAACTATTGAGGGAATATGGTATCGGCACTCCGGACGGGTTTCCAGCATTCACTCCTGAAGAAGCTTTCAAAGCTGCTGAAAAGTTAAACACTAAGGAATTGGTCATCAAAGCACAGGCATTGACTGGTGGTAGAGGTAAAGGTCATTTTGACACCGGCTATAAGAGCGGTGTCCATATGATTGAAAGCCCTCAACAAGCAGAAGATGTAGCAAAAGAAATGCTTAACCATAATCTGATTACCAAACAGACAGGGGTAACTGGGAAGCCAGTATCAGCAGTTTATATAGTGAAAAGAGTAGACACTAAGCACGAAGCTTATTTATCTATTTTGATGGATAGGCAAACCAAAAAACCAATGATCATTGCATCCAGTCAAGGTGGTatgaatattgaagaagtgGCAGAGAAAACTCCAGATGCTATAAAGAAATTCTCAATTGAGACCTCAAAAGGGTTGAGCCCAAAAATAGCCAGAGATGTTGCCAAGAGTCTCGGTTTCAGTCCCGATGTGCAAGAAGAAGCAGCAAAAACTGTGACCAATTTGTACAAGATATTCATGGAGAGAGATGCTACACAAGTAGAGATCAACCCTTTGAGTGAGATTGAGCATGATCCAACCCACAAAATCATGTGTACAGACGCCAAGTTTGGGTTCGATGATAACGCGTCATTcagacaagaaaaaatatattcttGGAGAGATTTATCACAGGAAGATCCGGATGAAGTTAAGGCAAAGAAGTATGACTTGAACTTTGTTAAGTTGAAGGGCAATATTGGATGTTTAGTCAATGGTGCAGGATTGGCTATGGCCACTATGGATGTCATCAAATTAAATGGAGGCGATCCTGCTAATTTCTTAGATTGCGGTGGTGGTGCTACTCCTGAGACCATCAAGCAAGGTTTCGAATTGATCTTGTCCAACAAGAACGTAGACGCAATTTTTGTCAATATTTTTGGTGGTATCGTTAGATGTGACTATGTCGCCCTGGGGCTGGTAGAAGCCGCCAGAGAACTTGAGGTTAGAGTTCCTATTGTGGCGCGTCTACAAGGTACCAAAGTAGAAGAAGGTCGTGACATCATCAATAAATCAGGGGTGAAGATCTATTCATTTGATGAACTAGATCCTGCTGCCAAAAGAGTTGTCGAATTGACACAAAGCTAA
- the YAP1802 gene encoding Yap1802p (similar to Saccharomyces cerevisiae YAP1802 (YGR241C) and YAP1801 (YHR161C); ancestral locus Anc_5.84), with translation MSSLYTKLVKGATKIKMAPPKQKYVDPILSGTSSGRGLQEITHALDIRLSDTAWTIVYKALIVMHLMIQQGEKNVTLRHYSHNLDVFQLRKISHTSKWSSNDMRALQRYDEYLKTRCEEYGKLGVDHLRDSYSSLKLGSKNQLSMDEELDHVESLEIQINALIRNKYSVPDLENHLLLYAFQLLVHDLLGLYNALNEGVITLLESFFELSIEHAKRTLNLYKDFVDMTEYVVRYLKIGKAVGLKIPVIKHITTKLINSLEDHLRDETRRQKGQNSEQQQDRKQSAIVSSTGDHDNNNSNRSMAQKKLEQIREQKKLLEQQLQNQQLLISPTVPHDAYNPFGSQQQGLNNDIFSFEPVQPQVTTQIPQQTANPFLLQQQEQPLHLVSASTMPLQGEIPITPNLNSQQTGLYASNLQYTPNFTGSGFGGYTTTHNNAVMTSTLDPTKTGSNNPFSLENIAREQGQENLPGSPNPFTLQQAHTTPILAHSQTGNPFQAQNMMTSPMGTYVTGSAAGQVQYASTGVQEQPQVVQGQQTGYVMVPTAFVPINQQQQQQQRPQENSNLIDI, from the coding sequence ATGTCTTCATTATATACCAAGTTGGTAAAAGGGGCGACCAAGATAAAGATGGCCCCTCCAAAGCAAAAATACGTGGACCCTATTCTCTCAGGAACTTCGAGTGGAAGGGGACTACAAGAGATTACCCATGCGTTGGATATAAGATTGTCTGACACAGCATGGACCATTGTCTATAAAGCATTAATTGTGATGCATCTGATGATACAACAAGGCGAGAAGAATGTCACGTTAAGACACTACTCTCATAACTTGGATGTCTTCCAGTTAAGAAAAATCTCACATACATCTAAGTGGTCTTCCAATGATATGAGGGCTTTGCAGAGGTACGATGAGTATCTGAAGACACGTTGTGAAGAGTACGGTAAGTTAGGTGTGGACCACCTTCGAGACAGTTACTCTTCGTTAAAGCTGGGAAGTAAGAATCAACTATCAATGGATGAAGAGTTAGATCATGTTGAATCGTTagaaattcaaatcaaTGCTTTGATAAGGAACAAATACTCTGTTCCTGACTTAGAGAACCATTTGTTATTGTATGCATTTCAATTGTTGGTGCATGATTTATTGGGTTTGTACAATGCCCTTAATGAAGGTGTCATTACACTGCTGgaatcattttttgaattatCCATTGAGCACGCCAAAAGGACGCTAAATCTTTACAAGGATTTCGTGGATATGACAGAGTATGTGGTTAGATACTTAAAAATAGGTAAAGCTGTTGGTTTAAAAATCCCTGTAATTAAACATATTACTACAAAGCTGATCAACTCCTTGGAAGACCACTTGAGAGATGAAACGAGAAGACAGAAAGGGCAAAATTCCGAACAGCAGCAAGATAGAAAACAATCTGCAATCGTTAGTTCTACAGGCGATCAcgataacaataatagcaACAGATCTATGGCGCAGAAAAAACTGGAACAGATAAGAGAGCAAAAAAAGCTACTTGAGCAACAACTTCAAAACCAACAATTGCTCATTTCTCCCACAGTTCCGCATGATGCTTATAACCCATTCGGATCTCAACAACAAGGTCTAAATAATGACATCTTCTCATTCGAGCCGGTCCAACCTCAAGTAACCACCCAAATACCTCAGCAAACTGCTAATCCATTCCTACTCCAACAGCAGGAACAGCCTTTGCACTTGGTATCTGCATCTACAATGCCACTGCAGGGTGAAATACCGATAACCCCCAACTTGAATAGTCAACAGACAGGGTTGTATGCCTCCAATCTTCAATACACTCCAAATTTCACTGGCTCAGGATTTGGCGGTTATACAACCACCCACAACAACGCAGTGATGACAAGCACATTAGACCCAACAAAAACGGGGTCCAACAATCCATTTTCATTGGAGAATATTGCTAGAGAACAAGGACAAGAAAACTTGCCGGGTTCTCCAAATCCGTTTACCCTACAGCAAGCACACACTACTCCAATTCTTGCTCATAGTCAAACAGGCAATCCATTTCAAGCACAAAACATGATGACATCGCCAATGGGCACATACGTTACTGGTTCCGCGGCTGGCCAAGTTCAATATGCATCCACTGGTGTGCAAGAGCAACCACAAGTCGTTCAAGGTCAACAGACTGGTTATGTCATGGTCCCCACTGCGTTCGTTCCAATCaatcaacaacagcaacaacagcagcgTCCGcaagaaaattctaatttaATAGATATATAA